From Fundulus heteroclitus isolate FHET01 chromosome 14, MU-UCD_Fhet_4.1, whole genome shotgun sequence, the proteins below share one genomic window:
- the LOC118565718 gene encoding leucine-rich repeat LGI family member 2-like, whose protein sequence is MKTTAPVEALRFFFGLRDCYNEVYIIVAQLFGGSHIYKFDDDQSRFNKFQDTDVSKMSKPNDIEAFQIGSDWFFVIADSSKAGLSTLYKWNDNGFYSHQSLHEWFRDTDAEFLNLDGKAHLILASRSQVPVIYQWSRSNQKFILQGDIPNMEDVVAVKHFRIKEELYLAMTRYIGDSKVLRWGPKQFAEIQAVPSRGSMILQPFSFKERYYLALGSDYTFSQIYLWDDDQKVFDRFKEVYIQAPRSFTVVSTDRRDFIFSSSFKGNTQIFEHVIIDLTL, encoded by the coding sequence ATGAAAACAACTGCACCCGTCGAGGCTCTCCGTTTCTTCTTTGGTCTGAGGGACTGCTACAATGAGGTTTACATCATTGTGGCTCAGCTCTTTGGTGGTTCCCACATCTACAAGTTTGACGACGACCAAAGCAGGTTCAACAAGTTCCAGGACACTGACGTGTCCAAGATGTCCAAACCCAACGACATCGAGGCTTTTCAGATCGGATCAGACTGGTTCTTTGTCATCGCTGACAGCTCCAAAGCTGGCTTGTCAACCCTGTACAAGTGGAACGACAACGGCTTTTACTCACACCAGTCCCTGCACGAGTGGTTCCGCGACACAGACGCAGAGTTCCTGAACTTAGACGGAAAGGCTCATCTAATCCTGGCGAGTCGCTCGCAGGTTCCAGTGATCTACCAGTGGAGCCGGAGCAACCAGAAGTTCATCCTACAAGGTGATATCCCCAACATGGAGGAcgttgttgctgtgaaacacTTCCGGATCAAGGAGGAGCTCTACCTTGCCATGACCCGCTACATTGGTGACTCCAAGGTCCTAAGATGGGGACCCAAACAGTTTGCAGAGATCCAGGCGGTACCGTCCCGAGGCTCCATGATCCTGCAGCCGTTCTCCTTCAAGGAGCGCTACTACCTGGCTCTGGGTAGTGACTATACGTTCTCGCAGATCTACCTGTGGGACGATGACCAGAAAGTCTTCGACCGCTTCAAGGAGGTGTACATCCAGGCACCGCGCTCATTCACCGTGGTCTCCACCGACCGCAGGGACTTTATATTTTCCTCAAGCTTCAAGGGGAACACGCAGATCTTTGAGCACGTCATTATTGACCTGACCTTGTGA